A stretch of Triticum aestivum cultivar Chinese Spring chromosome 1D, IWGSC CS RefSeq v2.1, whole genome shotgun sequence DNA encodes these proteins:
- the LOC123180373 gene encoding uncharacterized protein yields MTLLGRRHGVELPLLGTPWILCSSRSFFLQHEDKQQQQHQGGQKGPRLRSMAVARRPTGRPCCQRSPASAGPPTTSYSASSCPPASSSATEEGGTKESGLCSSLSSTTKDAGPQPWFFCDYRTNLGAQPPRATDSPDSQEASALVHGVMTCAPMAPS; encoded by the exons ATGACATTGCTTG GTAGGCGCCATGGAGTGGAGCTTCCTCTGCTCGGGACGCCATGGATCTTGTGCTCGTCAAGGTCCTTCTTCCTCCAGCACGAggacaagcagcagcagcagcatcaag GTGGACAAAAAGGACCTCGTCTCCGCTCCATGGCAGTTGCTCGCCGCCCGACCGGCCGTCCATGCTGCCAAAGATCACCGGCGTCAGCAGGGCCACCAACAACATCGTATTCCGCTTCTTCCTGTCCTCCGGCATCCTCGTCCGCTACTGAAG AAGGTGGAACCAAGGAATCAGGCCTGTGCTCCTCGTTGTCCTCGACCACCAAGGATGCAGGCCCCCAGCCTTGGTTCTTCTGCGACTACCGCACCAACCTCGGCGCCCAACCCCCTAGAGCCACCGACAGTCCCGACTCCCAAG AGGCAAGCGCTTTAGTACATGGTGTGATGACTTGTGCTCCCATGGCTCCATCCTAG
- the LOC123157902 gene encoding uncharacterized protein, whose protein sequence is MQVPPRWCVDKMDCWEALVDVWCSPEWLVEQQSAKDKRDQMEGVPHHQGNSNLFEYGNNWAHHHKKPVPSLFDLYGMAHMAPYKKAKPFTESDLDHLESFTNISSHHKLVKYRDEGKARKGEDFNPSQDPFDTELVMISGGGRSHGSQGISDGLIRCPKTLPQIKKRLSSSDPQITPRARLAELAMAALVEKERLKTQTLLEEAKREAAEREREMEERTTKLLEEERNRNDNANRALYKLIVAPPPMLQIASATTVSLI, encoded by the exons atgcag gtgcccccgagatggtgtgtggataagatggactgttgggaggcgttggtggatgtgtGGTGCTCTCCCGAATGGCTAGTCGAACAACAGAGTGCGAAGGATAAGCgtgaccaaatggaaggtgtgccacaccatcaagggaactccaacctgtttgagtacgggaataactgg gcgcaccaccacaagaagcctgtgccaagtctgttcgacctctatggcatggcccatatggccccgtacaagaaggccaagccattcacggagtctgacctagatcatctagagagcttcaccaacatctcctcccaccacaagcttgtgaagtacagagacgaggggaaggcgaggaaaggggaggactttaacccgagccaggatccttttgatacagagctggtgatgatatctggtggcgggaggtcccatggctctcaaggcattagtgatggactgatacgttgtcctaagactctcccgcagatcaagaagcgcctgagtagctctgatcctcAGATAACACCTCGTGCACGGCTTGCGGAGCTtgccatggcg gcattggttgagaaagagagattgaagacccagacgcttttggaggaggcaaaaagggaggcggcggagagggagagggagatggaggagaggacgactaagctgttggaggaggagaggaaccggaacgacaacgctaaccgggccctatacaagctcatcgtg gcccctccgccgatgcTCCAGATTGCTTcggcgaccacggtgagtttgatttga